The following are encoded in a window of Aromatoleum petrolei genomic DNA:
- the mraY gene encoding phospho-N-acetylmuramoyl-pentapeptide-transferase, which produces MLLELALWLGQDIRTFNVFGYITLRTVLAALTALIISFVFGPSLIRWLAAKKIGQAVRDDGPKSHLTKAGTPTMGGALILIAIAVTTLLWGDLRNQYVWVVLLVTLGFGAVGWVDDWRKVVHRDPKGLPSRWKYLWTSLIALGAALFLGLTAHEPAQTELIVPFFKAVSYPLGIYGFIALSYFVINGTSHAVNLTDGLDGLAIMPTVMVAGALAIFAYVAGHAGFSKYLGVPYINGAGELAVFLGALCGAGLGFLWFNAYPAEVFMGDVGALALGAALGTVAVVVRQEIVLFIMGGLFVAETMSVMAQVLYFKYSGGKRIFRMAPLHHHYELGGWKETQVVVRFWIITIMLVLFGLSTLKLR; this is translated from the coding sequence ATGCTGCTCGAACTTGCCCTCTGGCTGGGTCAGGATATCCGCACCTTCAACGTGTTCGGTTACATCACGCTGCGCACGGTCCTCGCCGCGCTCACCGCGTTGATCATCTCCTTCGTCTTCGGCCCTTCGCTGATCCGCTGGCTCGCGGCGAAGAAGATCGGCCAGGCCGTGCGCGATGACGGCCCAAAGTCCCATCTCACCAAGGCTGGCACGCCGACCATGGGCGGCGCGCTTATCCTCATCGCGATCGCAGTCACAACGTTGCTGTGGGGCGACTTGCGCAACCAGTACGTGTGGGTGGTGCTGCTCGTCACTCTCGGCTTCGGCGCGGTTGGCTGGGTGGATGACTGGCGCAAGGTCGTGCACCGCGACCCGAAAGGGCTGCCGAGCCGCTGGAAGTACCTGTGGACCTCGCTGATCGCACTGGGTGCTGCGCTGTTTCTCGGTCTCACGGCACATGAACCGGCTCAGACCGAGCTGATCGTGCCCTTTTTCAAGGCTGTGTCCTACCCGCTGGGGATTTACGGCTTCATCGCGCTCTCATATTTTGTCATCAACGGCACGAGCCACGCGGTGAACCTCACCGACGGCCTCGACGGCCTCGCGATCATGCCGACCGTAATGGTGGCCGGTGCGCTCGCGATCTTCGCCTACGTTGCGGGCCACGCCGGTTTCTCGAAGTATCTGGGCGTGCCCTACATCAATGGCGCCGGCGAGCTCGCCGTGTTCCTGGGCGCGCTTTGCGGCGCGGGCCTCGGCTTCCTGTGGTTCAACGCCTACCCGGCGGAAGTCTTCATGGGCGACGTCGGTGCGCTCGCGCTGGGGGCTGCGCTCGGAACCGTCGCCGTGGTCGTGCGCCAGGAAATCGTGCTCTTCATCATGGGCGGCCTCTTCGTTGCCGAGACGATGTCGGTCATGGCGCAGGTGCTGTACTTCAAGTACAGCGGCGGCAAGCGCATCTTCCGCATGGCGCCCCTGCATCACCACTACGAGCTGGGCGGTTGGAAGGAAACCCAGGTTGTGGTGCGCTTCTGGATCATCACGATCATGCTCGTGCTGTTCGGCCTTTCGACCCTGAAACTGAGATGA
- a CDS encoding UDP-N-acetylmuramoyl-tripeptide--D-alanyl-D-alanine ligase, which produces MLSLMEAATIAGFRPVGDATFSCVGTDSRRIRSGQLFVALRGEHFDGHDFVEQAAAAGAAAALVDEAWQREHEDIPFPRLVVGDTRLALGVLAAHWRSRFDIPLIGVTGSNGKTTVKEMCAAIMRAQARHDGHAPDCVLATSGNLNNDIGLPLTLLELRAHHRAAVIEMGMNHPGEIGYLTSLARPSVAIVTNAQRAHLQGMGSLVEIAREKGAIYGGLGDTGVAVVNADDSHCELWRELNRGRSVVTFAVDHDANVKAQADLHGLGARLTLNTPAGSTAFDLPVPGEHNVRNAAGAAAACLSAGASLAAVAEGLSGFSGAPGRLQRRTGLNGALVIDDTYNANPDSVRAAIDVLASTAGHTVLVLGDMGEVGMTSAQLHDEVGGYAKSKGVDELYALGEMSAVAAHNFGDGGRKFASAEALLAALAPRLDANTVVLVKGSRFMRMERVANGLAAVHNGAPSQESH; this is translated from the coding sequence ATGCTGAGCCTCATGGAAGCAGCAACGATCGCGGGCTTCCGCCCAGTGGGCGACGCCACCTTCTCCTGCGTGGGAACCGATAGCCGTCGCATCCGCTCCGGCCAGCTGTTCGTCGCCCTGCGCGGCGAGCATTTCGACGGGCATGACTTCGTCGAGCAGGCCGCGGCAGCAGGTGCCGCGGCTGCGTTGGTCGACGAGGCATGGCAGCGCGAGCATGAGGACATCCCGTTTCCCCGTCTCGTTGTCGGCGACACCCGCCTTGCACTCGGTGTGCTGGCAGCGCACTGGCGCAGTCGCTTCGACATCCCGCTGATCGGTGTGACCGGTAGCAACGGCAAGACCACGGTCAAGGAAATGTGCGCGGCGATCATGCGCGCCCAAGCACGACATGACGGCCATGCGCCGGACTGCGTCCTCGCCACGAGCGGCAATCTCAACAACGACATCGGGCTGCCGCTGACCCTGCTCGAGCTGCGCGCACATCATCGCGCGGCGGTGATCGAGATGGGCATGAACCATCCGGGCGAGATCGGCTACCTGACATCCCTTGCCCGACCGAGCGTGGCGATCGTCACCAACGCGCAGCGCGCCCATCTGCAGGGCATGGGGTCGCTGGTCGAGATTGCCAGAGAGAAGGGGGCCATCTACGGCGGCTTGGGGGACACGGGCGTCGCCGTCGTGAACGCCGATGACTCCCACTGCGAACTCTGGCGGGAGCTGAATCGCGGCCGTAGCGTCGTCACCTTCGCCGTCGATCATGATGCTAACGTCAAGGCACAGGCGGATCTGCACGGGCTGGGCGCGCGTTTGACGCTGAATACTCCTGCGGGCAGCACGGCGTTTGACCTGCCTGTTCCGGGCGAACACAACGTGCGCAATGCCGCCGGCGCGGCAGCGGCCTGTCTTTCCGCCGGGGCGTCGCTGGCGGCAGTCGCCGAAGGGCTGTCGGGGTTCAGCGGTGCACCGGGTCGCCTGCAGCGCCGAACCGGCCTGAACGGAGCGCTGGTGATCGACGACACCTACAACGCGAATCCCGACTCGGTGCGCGCGGCGATCGATGTGCTGGCCTCGACTGCCGGACACACGGTGCTGGTGTTGGGCGACATGGGCGAAGTCGGCATGACCAGCGCGCAACTGCATGACGAGGTCGGCGGCTACGCCAAGAGCAAGGGTGTGGACGAGCTCTACGCATTGGGAGAAATGAGCGCTGTCGCGGCGCACAACTTCGGCGACGGTGGGCGGAAGTTCGCCTCCGCCGAGGCTCTGCTCGCAGCGCTGGCGCCGCGCCTCGATGCAAACACGGTGGTCCTGGTGAAGGGGTCGCGTTTCATGCGGATGGAGCGGGTGGCGAACGGACTTGCGGCGGTGCACAATGGCGCCCCCTCACAGGAGTCTCATTAG
- a CDS encoding UDP-N-acetylmuramoyl-L-alanyl-D-glutamate--2,6-diaminopimelate ligase, whose amino-acid sequence MSLELASAILERLHAAGVVPAGITADSRRVTAGDVFAAWPGLASDGRKFIGAALERGAGAVLCDDRDGFRAEGLPVPTIPVAELRRLGGYLAHLIHGRPSDRQWVVGVTGTNGKTTVTQWLAGALARFGEKCGVIGTLGNGFPGQLADTLNTTPDALEVHRVLRDFLAAGGTAATMEVSSIGLDQERVNAVAFDVAVFTNLSRDHLDYHGTMEAYGAAKARLFDQPGLGSAVINLDDAFGLGQARRLAVAGLPVIGFTQAAAEPVRGVRLLSAQDVRMSASGLRFTMAFDGVRRELDVRMVARFNVSNLLAVAGALLARGLPLDEIVHAVAHLNSPQGRMQLVGGVAEPLVVVDYAHTPDALAKVLESVRATVATRGGRLVCVFGCGGDRDPGKRPLMGEAARQQADRVIVTSDNPRSEDPAKIIDAIMQGAGPQAERVIDRAQAIRIAVGEAGVNDVVVLAGKGHEPYQEILGVRLPFSDVEQAQIALREWNLAKGTGAC is encoded by the coding sequence GTGAGCCTCGAACTCGCATCCGCGATCCTCGAACGCCTTCATGCGGCCGGTGTCGTGCCCGCCGGCATTACCGCCGATTCTCGCCGCGTGACCGCCGGGGATGTCTTCGCGGCGTGGCCAGGGCTGGCCTCGGACGGACGCAAGTTCATCGGTGCCGCCCTGGAGCGCGGCGCGGGCGCCGTGCTGTGCGACGATCGCGACGGATTCCGCGCGGAAGGCTTGCCGGTCCCGACCATTCCCGTGGCCGAGCTGCGCCGCCTCGGCGGATATCTCGCCCACCTGATCCATGGCCGCCCGTCTGACCGGCAGTGGGTCGTCGGGGTGACCGGTACCAACGGGAAGACGACCGTCACGCAGTGGCTGGCTGGGGCTCTTGCCCGGTTCGGCGAAAAATGCGGCGTGATTGGGACCTTGGGGAACGGCTTTCCAGGGCAGCTTGCCGATACGCTGAATACGACCCCCGACGCCCTCGAGGTTCATCGTGTCCTGCGGGACTTTCTTGCTGCGGGCGGGACTGCAGCGACGATGGAAGTGTCGTCGATCGGCCTCGATCAGGAGCGTGTGAATGCGGTGGCCTTCGATGTGGCCGTGTTCACCAACCTGAGTCGCGACCATCTCGACTATCACGGAACGATGGAAGCGTATGGCGCTGCGAAGGCCCGGCTGTTCGACCAGCCCGGTCTGGGCAGCGCCGTGATCAATCTGGACGACGCCTTCGGTTTGGGGCAGGCACGGCGCTTGGCCGTTGCCGGGCTGCCGGTGATCGGCTTTACCCAGGCTGCGGCGGAGCCAGTGCGTGGTGTGCGCCTGCTGAGTGCACAGGATGTCCGCATGTCGGCATCGGGTCTGCGCTTCACCATGGCCTTTGACGGTGTGCGACGCGAGCTGGACGTGCGCATGGTGGCACGGTTCAACGTCTCGAACCTGCTGGCGGTTGCCGGTGCGCTGCTTGCGCGCGGTTTGCCGCTGGACGAGATCGTGCATGCAGTCGCGCATCTGAACTCGCCGCAGGGGCGCATGCAACTCGTGGGCGGTGTCGCCGAGCCGCTCGTTGTGGTCGACTACGCGCACACGCCGGACGCGTTGGCGAAAGTGCTCGAATCGGTGCGCGCGACGGTCGCGACGCGTGGCGGGCGTCTTGTGTGCGTGTTCGGTTGCGGCGGCGATCGTGACCCCGGCAAGCGTCCGCTGATGGGTGAAGCCGCACGCCAGCAGGCCGACCGCGTGATCGTGACCAGCGACAACCCGCGCTCGGAGGATCCCGCGAAGATCATCGACGCCATCATGCAGGGTGCCGGCCCGCAGGCCGAGCGCGTGATCGATCGGGCGCAGGCGATCCGCATCGCCGTCGGCGAAGCAGGCGTCAATGACGTGGTCGTGCTCGCCGGCAAGGGGCATGAGCCTTATCAGGAGATCCTGGGCGTGCGCTTGCCCTTTTCTGACGTCGAGCAGGCGCAGATCGCCCTGCGCGAATGGAATCTGGCCAAGGGAACGGGCGCATGCTGA
- a CDS encoding peptidoglycan D,D-transpeptidase FtsI family protein translates to MSKQRTVTFNHNPLLRHGLPTWRPRVVVLGLMACSLALVGRAMYLQGVNNEFLQAKGESRYARVLEVPATRGRVTDRHGDMLAVSTPVRSIWAIPTDVNLTPPDARKLAGLLEMDVQELNHRLAAGRDFVYLKRQVSPETAEQIADLKLPGVHQQQEYRRYYPGGEVMAHVLGFTGVDDKGQEGVELAFEGVLAGKPGARRVIRDRRGQIIEDVEAIRAPRDGQDLALSIDAKIQYLAYSSLRQAMQTHKAKAGAAVVLDARTGEVLALVNAPTYNPNNRSNLSGAQLRNRVLTDVYEPGSIMKPFIVGLALDRGKVQPGTIIDTAPGRMTIGRATISDSHRNGALTVAQVIQKSSNIGTVKVAMHFSPEEMWRLYDELGFGKPLNLGFPGEAGGRLRPAKTWKPIEQATMSYGHGVSVTLIQMAHAYLAFARDGELVPLSLTRLDAPPAGGKRIFSAAAAREMRGMLELASGPGGTAPKAQVAGYRVAGKTGTAIKLEGAHYTNKYVSSYVGLAPASDPRLIVAVMIDEPSAGQYYGGAVAAPVFAQITEGALRALGVAPDAPLVPLQLAQKPAAVVPARENM, encoded by the coding sequence ATGAGCAAGCAGCGAACGGTGACCTTCAATCACAACCCCCTGCTGCGGCACGGCCTTCCAACCTGGCGTCCGCGCGTGGTGGTGCTGGGCCTGATGGCGTGCTCGCTGGCGCTGGTCGGGCGCGCGATGTACCTGCAAGGGGTCAATAACGAATTTCTGCAGGCTAAGGGCGAGTCGCGCTATGCGCGCGTGCTCGAGGTGCCGGCGACGCGTGGTCGCGTCACGGATCGGCACGGCGACATGCTGGCGGTGAGCACCCCGGTGCGTTCGATCTGGGCGATTCCGACCGATGTGAATCTCACCCCGCCCGATGCGCGCAAGCTTGCCGGCCTGCTCGAAATGGACGTGCAGGAACTCAATCATAGGCTCGCCGCCGGTCGCGACTTTGTCTATTTGAAGCGCCAGGTGTCGCCCGAGACCGCCGAGCAGATCGCAGACCTGAAGCTGCCTGGCGTCCATCAGCAACAGGAATACCGCCGCTACTATCCCGGCGGCGAGGTGATGGCCCACGTGCTGGGCTTCACCGGGGTGGATGACAAGGGACAGGAAGGTGTCGAGCTCGCCTTCGAAGGCGTCCTCGCCGGCAAGCCGGGCGCACGGCGCGTGATCCGCGACCGCCGCGGGCAAATCATCGAGGATGTCGAAGCCATCCGGGCGCCGCGCGACGGGCAGGATCTCGCGCTGTCGATCGACGCCAAGATTCAGTATTTGGCGTATTCGTCCTTGCGTCAGGCGATGCAGACGCACAAGGCGAAGGCTGGTGCAGCGGTGGTGCTCGACGCGCGCACCGGCGAGGTGCTCGCGCTGGTCAATGCGCCGACCTATAACCCGAACAATCGCTCCAACCTCAGCGGCGCCCAGCTGCGCAACCGCGTCCTCACCGACGTGTACGAGCCGGGCTCGATCATGAAGCCCTTCATCGTCGGCCTCGCGCTGGATCGGGGTAAGGTGCAGCCCGGCACGATCATCGATACGGCGCCGGGGCGTATGACGATCGGGCGGGCGACGATTTCGGATTCGCACCGCAACGGCGCACTGACCGTCGCGCAGGTGATCCAGAAGTCCTCCAATATCGGCACGGTCAAGGTGGCGATGCATTTCTCGCCTGAGGAAATGTGGCGCCTGTACGACGAACTGGGCTTTGGCAAGCCACTCAACCTGGGATTCCCCGGTGAGGCGGGTGGGCGCCTGCGTCCGGCGAAGACGTGGAAGCCAATCGAACAGGCGACGATGTCCTACGGTCACGGCGTTTCCGTGACCCTCATTCAGATGGCGCACGCTTACCTCGCGTTCGCCCGCGACGGCGAGCTGGTGCCCTTGTCGCTGACCCGTCTCGATGCGCCGCCCGCCGGCGGCAAGCGCATCTTCTCGGCCGCCGCCGCGCGTGAAATGCGCGGTATGCTGGAGCTGGCATCCGGCCCCGGTGGTACAGCGCCCAAGGCTCAGGTCGCGGGCTACCGCGTTGCCGGCAAGACCGGCACCGCGATCAAGCTGGAAGGCGCGCACTACACGAACAAATATGTTTCGTCCTATGTCGGATTAGCTCCGGCATCGGATCCGCGGCTTATCGTTGCCGTGATGATCGACGAACCCTCTGCGGGACAGTATTACGGCGGTGCAGTAGCGGCGCCGGTGTTTGCCCAGATTACCGAAGGAGCGCTGCGAGCGCTCGGCGTGGCGCCCGACGCTCCGTTGGTGCCGCTGCAGCTCGCGCAGAAGCCGGCGGCGGTCGTGCCCGCGCGGGAGAACATGTGA
- the ftsL gene encoding cell division protein FtsL: MIRADAFLVAVVVASALGVVASQHQARKLFSELEREQARAHGLEVEWDQLQLEQSTWAAHARVEKIARERIGMRAPVPGQVFSIEGVK, encoded by the coding sequence ATGATCCGGGCCGACGCCTTCCTCGTGGCGGTGGTGGTGGCGAGCGCACTGGGCGTGGTCGCATCGCAGCACCAGGCCCGCAAGCTGTTCTCCGAGCTCGAGCGCGAGCAAGCGCGCGCTCACGGCCTCGAAGTGGAGTGGGACCAGCTGCAACTCGAGCAGAGCACCTGGGCCGCGCACGCGCGTGTCGAAAAGATCGCCCGCGAGCGCATCGGAATGCGCGCGCCGGTGCCGGGGCAGGTCTTCTCGATCGAGGGGGTCAAATGA
- the rsmH gene encoding 16S rRNA (cytosine(1402)-N(4))-methyltransferase RsmH, translating to MSLSSRHVTVLLSEAVDALAIRSGGVYVDGTFGRGGHSRAILAALGSQGRLIAFDRDPSAIEAGRQIADPRLTLVHAPFSSFAGELDGLGVSRVDGVLLDLGVSSPQLDEPERGMSFRFDAPLDMRMDTSRGQTVAQWLAEASVAQITEVLRDYGEERFAHAIAKAIAAARTGGAVATTRQLAAIVEKAVRTREPGQHPATRSFQALRIFINQELEELSLILPDTVARLKPGGRLAVISFHSLEDRIVKRFMRDESRPPQLPSRLPVRAADLPKPRLALVGKAVRPGEAEVAANPRARSAVMRVAERTEAQA from the coding sequence GTGAGCCTGTCCTCCCGGCACGTTACCGTGCTCCTGTCCGAAGCTGTCGATGCGTTGGCGATCCGGTCCGGCGGCGTCTATGTGGACGGTACCTTCGGTCGCGGTGGTCACAGCCGGGCGATTCTCGCGGCACTCGGGTCGCAGGGGCGGCTCATTGCCTTCGATCGCGATCCCTCGGCGATCGAGGCCGGTCGCCAGATCGCCGATCCCCGTCTGACCCTCGTGCATGCGCCTTTCAGTTCGTTTGCCGGCGAGCTCGACGGACTCGGCGTCAGCCGGGTCGATGGCGTACTACTCGATCTTGGCGTGTCCTCTCCGCAGCTCGACGAGCCGGAGCGGGGCATGAGTTTTCGGTTCGATGCGCCGCTCGACATGCGCATGGATACGAGCCGCGGGCAGACCGTGGCGCAATGGCTGGCAGAAGCGTCTGTCGCGCAAATCACGGAGGTGCTCAGGGATTATGGGGAAGAACGGTTTGCTCATGCGATTGCAAAGGCGATTGCAGCTGCTCGGACAGGGGGGGCTGTTGCAACCACTCGACAGCTTGCCGCGATCGTGGAAAAAGCGGTCCGCACACGCGAGCCGGGGCAGCACCCGGCGACGCGCAGTTTCCAGGCTCTACGGATTTTCATCAATCAGGAGCTCGAAGAGCTGTCGCTGATCCTGCCTGATACGGTCGCACGGCTGAAGCCGGGCGGACGGTTGGCGGTTATCAGCTTCCACTCGCTCGAAGACCGCATCGTCAAGCGTTTCATGCGTGACGAGTCGCGTCCGCCGCAGTTGCCCTCTCGCCTGCCGGTGCGTGCAGCGGATCTGCCCAAGCCGCGTCTGGCGCTGGTCGGCAAGGCCGTGCGTCCGGGTGAGGCGGAGGTTGCGGCGAACCCGCGTGCCCGCAGTGCCGTGATGCGCGTGGCCGAGCGCACGGAGGCGCAGGCATGA
- the mraZ gene encoding division/cell wall cluster transcriptional repressor MraZ, with the protein MFQGAAALSLDAKGRVAIPARHRDALVPDGAPLVVTAHPHKCLLVYPQAVWEPIRAQVAAMPGLDPAAAALKRLLIGFAQEEELDGAGRVLIAPSSRQWAGLDKQVWLVGQGTHFELWSDAGWQKQQEAMLALSGAALPAGFESLAL; encoded by the coding sequence ATGTTCCAGGGAGCCGCTGCGCTCAGTCTCGATGCCAAGGGTCGCGTTGCGATCCCTGCGCGGCATCGTGACGCCCTCGTTCCCGACGGGGCGCCGCTGGTGGTCACCGCTCATCCTCACAAGTGCCTGCTGGTTTATCCGCAAGCTGTCTGGGAGCCGATCCGCGCGCAGGTTGCGGCGATGCCCGGCCTCGACCCCGCCGCTGCGGCCCTCAAGCGTCTGCTGATCGGTTTTGCCCAGGAGGAAGAGCTCGATGGCGCGGGGCGCGTGCTGATCGCCCCGTCGTCGCGTCAGTGGGCCGGGTTGGACAAGCAGGTATGGCTGGTCGGCCAGGGAACCCACTTCGAGTTGTGGTCGGATGCCGGATGGCAGAAGCAGCAGGAGGCGATGCTCGCGCTTTCCGGTGCCGCGTTGCCGGCAGGATTCGAGAGCCTCGCGCTGTGA
- the pyrC gene encoding dihydroorotase: protein MHTLSLIRPDDWHLHVRDGAALAAVVPHTAQRFGRALIMPNLRPPVTTTAQALEYRERIRAAVPVGIDFEPLMSLYLTDNMAADEIDRAKASGAVVAAKLYPAGATTNSDAGVTAIEKVWPVLERMERVGMVLCVHGEVTQGDVDVFDREQVFIERVLAPLTQRFPGLRVVFEHITTADAAEFVKAAGDTVGATITAHHLLLNRNAIFAGGIRPHHYCLPVLKRETHRRALVEAATSGSAKFFLGTDSAPHARSTKEAGCGCAGCYTAHAGIELYAEAFEQAGALDRLEAFASLNGPAFYGLPPNSGRITLAKQVWEVPAAYDYLAGDPLVPLRAGETIAWRLL, encoded by the coding sequence ATGCACACCCTATCCCTCATCCGCCCCGACGACTGGCACCTGCACGTGCGCGACGGCGCCGCGCTTGCGGCCGTCGTGCCGCACACGGCGCAGCGTTTCGGTCGCGCGCTCATCATGCCCAACCTGCGCCCGCCCGTGACGACAACGGCGCAGGCCCTTGAATACCGCGAGCGCATCCGCGCGGCGGTGCCGGTCGGCATCGATTTCGAGCCGTTGATGAGCCTCTATCTCACGGACAACATGGCGGCGGACGAGATCGACCGCGCCAAGGCGAGCGGCGCGGTGGTGGCAGCGAAGCTCTACCCAGCGGGTGCGACGACCAATTCCGATGCGGGAGTCACTGCGATCGAGAAGGTCTGGCCGGTGCTGGAGCGCATGGAACGCGTCGGGATGGTGCTGTGCGTGCATGGCGAGGTGACGCAGGGCGACGTGGACGTCTTCGACCGCGAGCAGGTGTTCATCGAGCGCGTGCTCGCCCCGCTGACTCAGCGCTTTCCCGGGCTGCGTGTCGTGTTCGAGCACATCACCACCGCTGATGCCGCCGAGTTCGTGAAGGCGGCGGGCGACACGGTCGGCGCCACGATCACGGCTCACCACTTGCTGCTGAACCGCAACGCGATCTTCGCCGGCGGCATCCGTCCGCATCATTACTGCCTGCCTGTGCTCAAGCGCGAAACCCATCGGCGCGCACTGGTCGAGGCTGCGACCTCCGGCAGTGCGAAGTTCTTCCTCGGCACCGACTCCGCGCCGCATGCGCGCTCGACGAAGGAGGCCGGCTGCGGCTGTGCGGGATGCTACACGGCGCATGCGGGAATCGAGCTGTACGCCGAAGCCTTCGAGCAGGCCGGTGCGCTAGATCGCCTCGAGGCTTTCGCGAGCCTTAACGGCCCCGCGTTCTATGGCCTTCCGCCCAATTCCGGCCGCATCACGCTGGCCAAGCAGGTTTGGGAGGTTCCGGCCGCGTACGACTATCTGGCTGGCGATCCGCTGGTGCCTCTGCGTGCCGGCGAGACGATCGCCTGGCGTCTGCTCTGA
- the rsmI gene encoding 16S rRNA (cytidine(1402)-2'-O)-methyltransferase: MYVVATPLGNLQDISIRAQAVLSEVGAIAAEDTRHSQRLLDALGIRTRLFPLHEHNEQTAVGQVIRMLETGQHVALISDAGTPAISDPGARAVARVREAGFPVVPVPGPCAAIAALSASGFVDDGFRFVGFLPAKQAARRARIGELRGQEVPLVFYESPHRIAESVEDLAAVLEPSRDIVIAREITKIYEQIARMPLGEAPAWLAADANRCRGEFVLIVSGAPAVEGLPPDAERTLALLLEELPVKSAARLAADITGAARKLLYARALELKGS; the protein is encoded by the coding sequence TTGTATGTGGTGGCGACGCCGCTCGGGAACCTCCAGGACATAAGCATCCGCGCGCAGGCTGTGCTGAGCGAGGTCGGTGCCATTGCCGCCGAGGATACGCGCCACAGCCAGCGCTTGCTCGACGCGTTGGGCATTCGTACCCGCCTTTTTCCGCTGCACGAGCACAACGAGCAGACCGCCGTCGGCCAGGTGATCCGGATGCTGGAGACGGGGCAGCACGTCGCGCTGATCAGCGATGCCGGCACGCCGGCGATCTCGGACCCCGGTGCGCGGGCGGTCGCGCGGGTCCGCGAGGCAGGCTTTCCGGTGGTGCCTGTGCCCGGCCCTTGTGCGGCCATCGCGGCGCTGTCCGCGTCCGGTTTCGTGGACGACGGTTTCCGCTTCGTCGGCTTTCTGCCGGCCAAGCAGGCCGCGCGGCGTGCGCGCATCGGGGAACTGCGCGGGCAGGAGGTGCCGCTGGTGTTCTACGAATCTCCGCACCGCATTGCCGAATCGGTCGAAGACCTCGCGGCGGTGCTGGAGCCTTCGCGCGACATCGTCATCGCGCGCGAAATCACGAAGATCTACGAGCAGATCGCGCGCATGCCGCTGGGCGAGGCGCCGGCGTGGCTGGCGGCCGACGCGAACCGTTGTCGTGGTGAGTTCGTGCTGATCGTGTCCGGGGCTCCCGCGGTGGAGGGTTTGCCGCCGGATGCCGAGCGAACCCTCGCGCTGCTGCTGGAGGAACTGCCGGTCAAGAGCGCGGCGCGGCTTGCGGCGGACATCACTGGAGCGGCGCGCAAGTTGCTGTACGCGCGAGCGCTGGAGCTGAAGGGCAGTTGA
- a CDS encoding YraN family protein, protein MDIGERSKREGIVGRPVSRTQARGKAGEELAERFLARRGLSPLARNVRCRGGEVDLVCLDRGTVVFVEVRLRSNPGFGGAAASITATKRRRVVLAARWWLAGAGRRFAERPCRFDAVLMSALDEATVEWLRGAFDADAW, encoded by the coding sequence ATGGACATCGGGGAGCGCAGCAAAAGGGAAGGCATTGTCGGGCGGCCGGTGTCTCGCACGCAAGCGCGAGGCAAGGCCGGGGAGGAACTGGCCGAGCGCTTCCTCGCGCGCCGTGGCCTCAGCCCGCTCGCCCGCAACGTGCGTTGCCGCGGCGGCGAAGTGGATCTCGTGTGCCTGGACCGCGGCACCGTGGTATTCGTCGAAGTCCGCCTGCGCAGCAATCCGGGCTTCGGCGGCGCCGCGGCGAGCATCACTGCGACAAAGCGCCGGCGTGTCGTGCTGGCCGCACGCTGGTGGCTCGCGGGCGCCGGCCGACGCTTCGCTGAACGCCCCTGCCGCTTCGACGCGGTGCTGATGAGCGCGCTCGACGAAGCAACGGTGGAATGGTTGCGCGGCGCGTTCGACGCCGATGCATGGTAA
- a CDS encoding phosphoheptose isomerase, with amino-acid sequence MDLIHRISRQFEDSARTKLDSLEALAAPIAGAVEIMTGSLLNNGKILACGNGGSAADAQHFAAELVNRFEMERPPLAAVALTTDTSTLTSIANDYDYNQVFSKQVRALGQSGDVLLAISTSGNSPNVIAAIEAAHEREMRVIALTGKGGGRMGDMLGDGDIHLCVPADRTARIQEVHLLVLHCLCDGIDCLLLGVED; translated from the coding sequence ATGGACCTGATTCACCGCATCTCCCGACAATTCGAAGACAGCGCCCGCACCAAGCTCGACTCGCTGGAGGCGCTGGCGGCCCCGATCGCAGGAGCCGTGGAGATCATGACCGGCAGCCTGCTCAACAACGGCAAGATCCTCGCGTGCGGCAATGGCGGCTCGGCTGCCGATGCGCAACATTTCGCCGCCGAACTGGTCAACCGCTTCGAGATGGAGCGCCCCCCGCTCGCCGCCGTGGCGCTGACGACCGACACCTCGACGCTGACCTCGATCGCCAACGATTACGATTACAACCAGGTCTTCTCGAAACAGGTGCGTGCGCTGGGACAGTCGGGCGACGTGCTGCTTGCGATCTCGACCAGCGGCAACTCGCCCAACGTCATTGCGGCGATCGAGGCAGCCCACGAGCGCGAGATGCGCGTCATCGCGCTGACCGGCAAGGGCGGCGGCAGGATGGGGGACATGCTCGGCGACGGCGACATCCACCTGTGCGTACCCGCCGACCGCACGGCACGCATCCAGGAAGTTCATCTGCTTGTCCTGCACTGCCTGTGCGACGGCATCGATTGTCTGTTACTCGGAGTTGAAGACTGA